One window from the genome of Myxococcales bacterium encodes:
- a CDS encoding alpha/beta hydrolase, which yields MTSVFDTVQFNERLFFPRPDGSSTPANATDLMLPVAEGVALHARWHHPLAQPAATFIVFHGNGEIVADYDRVALQYQGALACNVVIVDFRGYGRSQGSSTYRNCITDAPLAVRAIAAKLQATSAGRLIALGRSLGGACVAEIARTTPPLVDAIVMESAGAEPLALIARRGLRVPPALSPAETAAFDARPKLAAWQLPALVLHGAQDEVISPDEARANFAALTTKHKQLTLVPGGGHNDLFGDAAYWEALRAFVATLST from the coding sequence ATGACGTCGGTGTTTGACACGGTGCAGTTTAATGAACGGCTGTTTTTCCCGCGCCCAGATGGCAGCTCCACGCCAGCCAACGCCACCGATTTGATGTTGCCCGTCGCCGAAGGCGTGGCGCTTCACGCCAGGTGGCATCATCCGCTCGCGCAGCCTGCGGCGACCTTCATCGTGTTTCACGGCAACGGCGAAATCGTCGCCGACTACGATCGCGTGGCCTTGCAGTATCAGGGCGCGCTAGCCTGCAACGTCGTCATCGTCGATTTTCGCGGCTATGGCCGCAGCCAGGGCAGTTCGACCTATCGCAATTGCATCACCGATGCGCCGCTCGCCGTGCGCGCGATCGCGGCGAAGCTGCAAGCCACGTCGGCGGGACGCCTCATCGCCTTGGGTCGCAGCTTGGGCGGCGCCTGCGTCGCGGAAATCGCCCGCACCACGCCGCCGCTGGTCGACGCGATCGTCATGGAAAGCGCGGGCGCTGAGCCGCTGGCGCTGATTGCGCGCCGTGGGCTGCGCGTCCCGCCAGCGCTGTCGCCTGCGGAGACGGCCGCCTTCGATGCGCGGCCTAAGCTCGCTGCCTGGCAACTGCCTGCACTCGTTTTGCATGGCGCCCAAGACGAAGTCATTTCGCCCGATGAAGCCCGCGCGAATTTTGCGGCGCTGACAACCAAGCACAAGCAGCTCACGCTCGTACCAGGCGGTGGCCACAACGACTTGTTCGGTGACGCTGCCTATTGGGAAGCCC
- a CDS encoding metallophosphoesterase: MPGQLMLSRVLFTVVSLTIQGAFYYFVWRRLIRNTAMPTGQRRLAATVLWSGYVLFPLTMWSNALGLGDVATWLGWFVFPMTAFVGLTAAFLLITDSARLSLWVGRRLARKHAAPSPAGPVDPARREFLARATGASAVAVVTGGMAYGSAHALGEPVIERVTIALDRWPAALAGLTIAHITDLHAGFTISRDYVQRVVDRTNALSPDLIFVTGDMVDGQVAVIGDRTAPLAGLRARLGIFGVTGNHEYYSGADEWIAEFERLGIRMLRNEHVIMEERGARFLVVGIDDHMARAFPGHGADIKKAMRGAPRDIAGLLLAHQPKQVKSAIFRNLDLQLSGHTHGGQVWPWHFLAAAQQDGLLSGLYKREGTTVYVGRGAGYWGPPIRVGSTPEIGLLSLVPSNS, translated from the coding sequence GTGCCCGGGCAGCTCATGTTGTCGCGCGTGCTCTTTACGGTGGTCAGCCTGACAATTCAGGGCGCCTTCTACTACTTCGTTTGGCGTCGCCTGATCCGCAACACGGCGATGCCAACCGGGCAGCGCCGCCTCGCCGCGACGGTGCTGTGGAGCGGCTATGTCTTATTTCCGCTCACCATGTGGAGCAATGCCCTGGGCCTAGGCGACGTCGCCACCTGGCTAGGTTGGTTTGTCTTTCCCATGACGGCTTTTGTGGGGCTAACCGCGGCCTTTTTGCTGATAACGGATTCGGCGCGTTTGTCGCTATGGGTGGGTCGCCGACTCGCGCGCAAGCACGCTGCCCCGTCGCCTGCTGGTCCCGTCGATCCAGCGCGCCGAGAGTTTCTCGCCCGCGCAACCGGGGCCTCGGCGGTTGCGGTCGTAACCGGCGGCATGGCGTATGGGTCTGCGCATGCGCTAGGCGAGCCGGTGATCGAACGCGTAACGATAGCGCTGGATCGTTGGCCCGCGGCGCTCGCGGGGCTGACGATCGCGCACATTACCGATTTGCACGCCGGTTTTACGATCAGCCGCGACTACGTCCAGCGCGTCGTCGATCGCACCAACGCCCTGTCACCAGACTTGATTTTTGTAACCGGCGATATGGTCGACGGCCAGGTGGCCGTTATTGGCGACCGCACCGCGCCGCTGGCCGGCCTCCGCGCCCGGCTCGGCATCTTTGGCGTTACTGGCAACCACGAGTACTACTCGGGCGCTGACGAGTGGATTGCCGAATTTGAACGCCTTGGCATTCGCATGCTGCGCAACGAGCACGTCATCATGGAAGAACGAGGCGCGCGGTTCTTAGTGGTCGGCATCGACGACCACATGGCCCGCGCCTTTCCCGGCCACGGGGCCGATATCAAAAAGGCTATGCGAGGTGCGCCGCGCGATATTGCCGGGCTCCTCTTGGCGCACCAGCCCAAGCAAGTCAAGTCGGCCATTTTTCGCAACCTCGACCTACAACTGTCCGGGCATACCCATGGCGGCCAGGTGTGGCCTTGGCATTTCCTTGCGGCGGCGCAACAAGACGGCTTGCTCTCCGGCCTCTACAAGCGCGAGGGCACAACGGTGTATGTCGGCCGAGGCGCGGGGTATTGGGGACCGCCCATTCGCGTCGGCTCGACGCCTGAGATTGGCCTCTTGTCCTTGGTGCCAAGCAATTCGTAG
- a CDS encoding LysR family transcriptional regulator, whose translation MELGGQMQLGAFTLEELSLLLAVLESGSLSVVAEQHGVSTSKLSKLVRAVEDALGGQLFLRKGAALEITPAAVTFKRQLERAVQSAGGLSLADRRTDHQLAVAFDPLIVHGMAALPGALGVDRLRVLTISSEYAREFADQCTYDVGFFLGPVTPPANWHSESVGQVTFSFVRTNAESQEPPRYVFWSLLSRQGLVRRRLLPMQFQPGAGPQIEVQQFETLKGLLRDTSCIVCLPHYLQREELIGRFEPLADAGHPSFDTNVIAVCDDERVSASVFAALCSDVAAAARR comes from the coding sequence ATGGAACTCGGTGGGCAGATGCAGCTCGGAGCGTTTACGTTAGAGGAGCTCAGCCTTTTGCTCGCCGTCCTCGAAAGCGGCTCGCTCAGCGTCGTCGCCGAACAGCACGGCGTGAGCACGTCCAAGTTAAGTAAGCTGGTGCGCGCGGTCGAGGACGCGCTCGGCGGCCAGTTGTTTTTGCGCAAGGGCGCGGCGCTCGAAATCACCCCCGCCGCGGTTACGTTTAAGCGCCAGCTCGAGCGCGCGGTGCAAAGTGCCGGTGGGCTCTCGCTCGCCGATCGGCGGACCGATCACCAGCTCGCGGTAGCCTTTGATCCGCTGATCGTCCATGGCATGGCGGCGCTCCCAGGGGCGCTCGGCGTCGATCGGCTGCGCGTCCTTACAATATCGAGCGAATACGCGCGCGAGTTTGCCGATCAATGCACCTACGATGTTGGTTTCTTCTTGGGGCCGGTCACGCCGCCCGCCAACTGGCACAGCGAGTCGGTGGGGCAGGTGACGTTTTCGTTTGTCCGCACCAACGCTGAAAGCCAGGAGCCCCCTCGCTACGTATTTTGGAGCTTGCTGTCGCGGCAAGGCCTGGTGCGGCGGCGCCTCTTGCCGATGCAGTTTCAACCTGGCGCCGGGCCGCAAATTGAAGTGCAGCAGTTTGAGACTCTAAAGGGCCTGCTGCGCGACACCTCGTGCATCGTGTGCCTGCCACATTATTTGCAGCGCGAAGAACTAATTGGCCGCTTTGAGCCGCTCGCCGATGCGGGCCACCCTAGCTTTGATACCAATGTCATCGCCGTCTGCGACGACGAACGCGTCAGCGCCAGCGTATTTGCTGCCCTATGCAGCGACGTCGCGGCCGCCGCGCGGCGTTAG